In the Magnolia sinica isolate HGM2019 chromosome 15, MsV1, whole genome shotgun sequence genome, one interval contains:
- the LOC131227808 gene encoding uncharacterized protein LOC131227808 — MDEDVMVPAFVHIAVELITLLIIAGSYMVVLRMPLLLLLPLLLLRHSLPPRQLSSLLQGSLLLFLGRHMMPLCGFTFGIFLSLLTQLRPSQDLQTKRVIGGGMSEEAFIFSMIHLLPLLVPFL; from the exons atggacgaggacgtgatggttcccgcatttgttcacattgcggtggaactaatcacactattgattattgctggcagctacatggtcgtcctacgtatgccgctgcttctgttgcttccactgttgcttctgagacacagtcttccaccccgacagctgagcagtctacttcaggggagtctcttattatttctcgggcggcatatgatgcccttatgcggcttcacattcgggatattcctgagccttctcacgcagcttcggcccagtcag gacctacagacgaagagagtgattggtgggggcatgagcgaggaggcgtttatcttctcgatgatacacctgttgccgcttctagtaccctttctctag